In Mastigocladopsis repens PCC 10914, a single window of DNA contains:
- a CDS encoding DUF3891 family protein, with amino-acid sequence MLHRSTKQGLICITQPNHARLSGQLAQAWGNEDFGQVAPKTEVCQGAELHDIGWIFWEQSPKLNPQTGYPYQFMELSTQEHIDIWSGAKHLVLPMGRYIALLVSLHGTGLYERFTSWQNSQTSTEIVQNFLEREYAFQEKLVAVLGNDEYYSPYTTPEVISRNRKLVATWDALSIILCQGFTSEAHVAQVPMSDGETTLKLTLKEVKDNHNLLAVSPWPFQHSEVDLVYEGRLLQQTFSDEKAMQEALMSACWVSVSTTLKPE; translated from the coding sequence ATGCTGCATCGTTCAACAAAACAGGGTCTCATTTGCATTACTCAACCTAACCATGCTAGGCTTTCAGGTCAACTGGCACAGGCTTGGGGAAATGAAGATTTTGGTCAGGTTGCCCCAAAAACAGAAGTTTGTCAAGGTGCGGAACTACATGACATTGGTTGGATTTTTTGGGAACAATCACCCAAACTGAACCCGCAAACTGGCTACCCCTATCAATTCATGGAACTTTCAACTCAGGAGCATATAGATATTTGGTCTGGTGCTAAACATCTCGTACTTCCTATGGGTAGGTACATAGCGCTACTTGTTTCACTGCATGGCACAGGATTATATGAAAGATTCACAAGCTGGCAGAACTCACAAACGTCTACTGAAATTGTGCAGAACTTCTTAGAGCGGGAGTATGCCTTCCAAGAAAAGCTTGTTGCTGTTCTTGGTAATGACGAATATTATTCACCATACACAACACCGGAAGTGATTTCGCGCAATAGAAAGCTGGTAGCTACATGGGACGCACTATCAATAATTTTATGTCAAGGATTTACTTCTGAAGCACACGTAGCTCAAGTACCAATGAGTGACGGTGAAACCACTCTCAAACTCACGTTGAAAGAGGTTAAAGATAACCATAATCTCTTAGCAGTATCTCCCTGGCCATTTCAGCATAGTGAGGTAGATCTGGTTTATGAGGGACGGCTTCTACAGCAGACATTTAGCGATGAAAAAGCGATGCAAGAGGCTTTGATGAGTGCTTGTTGGGTGAGTGTCAGTACTACCTTGAAGCCAGAATAG
- a CDS encoding glutathione S-transferase family protein: MSQDTFSPVADKKFRNKKGKSLPPKLIIRLGKFVWTTLWHMMMSKLAPRNKSGEYLRPNSQFRNFIGTQEGNLYQPATGRYNLIVGLGCPWAHRTLVVRALKGLEEAISVTIVSPSPMEGGWVFNEEYEGCRTLAELYEVAEPGYSGRFTVPVLWDNQTKTIVNNESAEIIVMLNSEFNEFAKNPTQDLYPQELKEKIDQWNEKIYTSVNNGVYRCGFAQTQEAYDKVCDELFATLDEIDTTLNASRFLCGNILTLADVRLFTTLFRFDTVYYLLFKCNRRRIQDYQNLGAYLRELYQLRGVADTCDLESVKQDYYGNLFPLNPGGLIPSGPDPNFLKEPHGRDNIGKQANLV, from the coding sequence ATGTCACAAGATACTTTTTCACCAGTAGCAGACAAAAAATTTAGAAATAAAAAAGGCAAGTCACTTCCTCCAAAGCTGATCATTAGGCTGGGAAAGTTTGTCTGGACAACTCTTTGGCACATGATGATGTCGAAACTAGCCCCCCGCAATAAATCAGGAGAATACCTGCGACCCAACAGCCAATTCCGAAACTTTATTGGAACGCAGGAAGGCAACCTGTACCAACCAGCAACCGGGCGCTACAATCTCATAGTTGGGCTGGGTTGTCCTTGGGCACATCGTACCCTTGTTGTTCGAGCGCTCAAAGGACTTGAAGAAGCGATATCGGTAACAATTGTGTCACCTTCTCCAATGGAAGGAGGTTGGGTGTTCAACGAGGAATATGAGGGTTGCCGTACGCTTGCTGAACTCTACGAAGTAGCAGAACCTGGCTACAGTGGACGCTTTACAGTGCCTGTGTTGTGGGACAACCAGACAAAGACCATTGTCAACAACGAGAGTGCAGAGATTATTGTCATGCTGAACTCAGAGTTCAACGAGTTCGCTAAAAATCCCACGCAAGACCTCTACCCACAGGAACTCAAAGAAAAAATTGACCAATGGAATGAGAAAATTTACACAAGCGTGAACAATGGCGTGTATCGTTGTGGCTTTGCCCAGACACAGGAAGCGTATGATAAAGTTTGTGATGAGTTGTTTGCCACTTTAGATGAAATTGATACAACTCTTAATGCCAGCCGATTCTTGTGTGGAAACATTCTCACACTGGCAGATGTCCGTTTATTCACAACGTTATTCCGTTTTGATACTGTGTACTACTTGCTCTTTAAGTGTAACCGCAGAAGAATTCAGGACTATCAGAACCTAGGAGCTTACCTGCGTGAGCTGTATCAGCTTAGAGGCGTTGCTGACACCTGCGACTTGGAAAGTGTAAAGCAGGACTACTATGGAAATCTGTTCCCGCTTAATCCAGGCGGTCTTATCCCCTCCGGACCAGATCCGAACTTCCTCAAAGAACCACATGGTCGAGACAATATCGGCAAGCAAGCAAATCTTGTCTAA
- a CDS encoding D-alanine--D-alanine ligase family protein codes for MTKLRVGLLFGGRSGEHEVSISSARAIARALSDEQNVNKYEILPFYIQKDGRWLAGDVPQQVLESGTPLQSPDSTPDHELSVTKPQPPNRWQYPSQVAQVDVWFPILHGPNGEDGTIQGLLSLMQVPFVGSGVLGSAVGMDKIVMKTVFAQAGLPQVKYMALNRTQIWSNPCVFPKLCDEIEATLGYPCFVKPANLGSSVGIAKARSQQELEAALDNAASYDRRIIVEAGVIARELECAVLGNDTPKASILGEITYETDFYDYESKYTQDKADLLIPAPVPEAVTYQIQEMALQAFAAVDAAGLARVDFFYVEATGEVFINEINTLPGFTATSMYPLLWAHSGVCFPELVDKLIQLALERHSVPTKEEEN; via the coding sequence ATGACCAAGCTGCGGGTGGGATTGCTTTTTGGTGGTCGTTCGGGAGAGCATGAAGTTTCTATAAGTTCCGCACGGGCGATCGCTAGAGCCTTGAGTGATGAGCAAAATGTTAATAAATATGAAATATTGCCTTTCTATATCCAGAAAGATGGACGTTGGTTAGCAGGGGATGTACCGCAACAAGTCTTAGAATCAGGAACACCTCTGCAATCGCCGGATTCTACTCCTGATCATGAATTATCAGTGACCAAACCTCAACCTCCTAACCGTTGGCAATATCCTTCCCAAGTTGCACAAGTCGATGTGTGGTTCCCTATTCTCCATGGTCCCAACGGTGAAGACGGCACAATACAGGGATTACTCAGCTTAATGCAAGTCCCCTTTGTTGGTTCTGGAGTGTTAGGTTCGGCGGTGGGAATGGACAAAATTGTTATGAAAACAGTCTTTGCCCAAGCAGGATTGCCGCAGGTCAAATATATGGCGTTAAATAGAACGCAAATTTGGTCGAATCCTTGTGTTTTTCCCAAACTTTGTGATGAAATTGAGGCAACTTTGGGCTATCCCTGCTTTGTTAAGCCTGCGAATTTGGGTTCATCGGTAGGCATTGCCAAAGCGCGATCGCAGCAAGAATTAGAAGCTGCATTGGATAACGCCGCCAGCTACGACCGCAGGATAATCGTGGAAGCTGGAGTTATAGCACGAGAATTAGAATGTGCCGTTTTAGGAAATGATACTCCTAAAGCTTCAATTCTAGGTGAAATCACTTACGAAACAGATTTTTATGACTATGAAAGTAAATATACACAAGACAAGGCAGATTTACTGATTCCAGCACCCGTACCCGAAGCTGTAACTTATCAAATTCAGGAAATGGCTTTGCAAGCGTTTGCAGCCGTTGATGCTGCTGGATTAGCAAGGGTAGACTTTTTCTACGTAGAAGCCACAGGAGAAGTTTTCATCAACGAAATCAACACTTTACCAGGCTTTACAGCAACAAGTATGTATCCGCTACTCTGGGCGCATAGCGGTGTCTGTTTCCCTGAATTAGTTGATAAATTAATCCAACTTGCTCTTGAGAGACATTCTGTCCCAACAAAGGAAGAGGAGAACTGA
- a CDS encoding GNAT family N-acetyltransferase, producing MEPAIHRVNAPDVPSLHQIILACGFDLKNRFGLHHWLSPIYPLEQMLQDADKHEVYALTVGENLVGTFTLEMTAEVPLTYIKYGKIIWQVLNVPAVYVYKLAILPTWQGQGLGMWCMEVIERLATEQGYHAVRLDAVKTHHQLLSFYQNRGYRRVGELIFNSDVWIDSIVFEKVLVRDGE from the coding sequence ATGGAACCGGCTATTCATCGTGTTAATGCGCCTGATGTGCCATCGCTTCACCAAATCATATTGGCATGCGGTTTCGACTTGAAAAACCGCTTCGGGCTTCATCACTGGTTATCACCAATCTATCCACTTGAGCAAATGCTTCAAGACGCAGATAAGCATGAGGTTTATGCACTTACAGTGGGTGAGAATCTAGTTGGCACCTTTACACTGGAGATGACGGCAGAGGTTCCATTAACCTATATCAAGTATGGAAAGATTATTTGGCAAGTCTTAAATGTTCCTGCTGTGTACGTATATAAACTAGCAATACTTCCAACTTGGCAAGGACAAGGACTGGGGATGTGGTGTATGGAAGTTATTGAGAGACTCGCCACCGAGCAAGGTTATCACGCTGTGCGGTTGGATGCAGTAAAAACGCATCACCAGCTCTTGTCATTCTATCAAAACCGAGGGTATCGGCGGGTGGGAGAACTGATTTTCAACTCAGATGTATGGATTGATTCGATTGTCTTTGAGAAGGTTTTGGTGAGAGACGGGGAATAA